A genomic stretch from Solanum stenotomum isolate F172 chromosome 8, ASM1918654v1, whole genome shotgun sequence includes:
- the LOC125874631 gene encoding phosphoethanolamine N-methyltransferase-like isoform X1 translates to MAAIAPGVGQEREIQKSYWMEQTTELNLEAMMLDSAASDLDKEDRPEVLSLLPSYEGKSVLELGAGIGRFTGDLAEKAGELVAVDFIEEVIKKNKSINGCHKNVKFVCADVTSPDLTFLPESVDLIFSNWLLMYLSDEEVQDIAERMVKWLKVGGYIFFRETCFHQSGDHEGKNNPTHYREPRFYTKVFQECNLKDDAGKSYELSLIGYKCIETYVRNKKNQNEICWIWQKVRSEDDRGFQHFLDTVQYKSNGILRYERVFGAGFVSTGGIDTTKEFVAMMDLQPGEKVLDVGCGIGGGDFYMAEKYDVHVVGIDLSVNMITLAFERTIGLKCAVEFEVADCTVKTYPEESFDVIYSRDTILHIQDKPALFRSFYKWLKPGGRVLISDYCKKAGPASEDFAAYIKQRGYDLHDVEAYGQMLRDAGFNELIAEDRTEQFMKVLQKELDIVENERESFIQEFSEQDYNDIVGGWKAKLVRSSSGEQRWGLFFAKKN, encoded by the exons GGGTAGGACAAGAGCGTGAGATTCAAAAGAGTTATTGGATGGAGCAAACTACTGAACTCAATTTGGAGGCAATGATGCTTGATTCTGCAGCATCTGATCTTGACAAAGAGGATAGGCCTgag GTGCTTTCACTGCTCCCCTCATATGAAGGGAAATCCGTGTTGGAATTGGGTGCTGGCATTGGCCGTTTCACAGGGGACTTAGCCGAGAAGGCTGGGGAGCTTGTAGCAGTGGACTTTATTGAAGAAGTGATTAAGAAG AATAAAAGCATCAACGGGTGCCACAAGAATGTCAAGTTTGTGTGTGCTGATGTGACTTCACCAGATTTGACGTTTTTACCTGAATCGGTGGACTTGATATTTTCTAACTGGCTACTGATGTATCTTTCCGACGAAGAG GTTCAGGACATTGCGGAGAGAATGGTCAAATGGTTGAAAGTTGGTggctatatattttttagagagACATGCTTCCATCAATCAGGAGACCACGAGGGAAAGAACAACCCAACTCACTATCGAGAGCCTAGATTTTATACAAAG GTTTTCCAAGAATGTAATTTAAAGGATGATGCTGGAAAATCATATGAACTTTCTCTTATCGGTTATAAGTGCATTGAAACTTATgtaagaaacaaaaagaatcaaaatgaG ATTTGCTGGATATGGCAGAAGGTTCGTTCCGAGGATGACAGGGGATTCCAGCATTTCTTGGACACTGTCCAGTACAAGTCTAATGGTATACTGAGATATGAACGTGTGTTCGGGGCAGGCTTTGTCAGCACAGGAGGAATTG ACACCACCAAAGAATTCGTTGCCATGATGGATCTTCAGCCTGGCGAAAAAGTCCTTGATGTTGGCTGTGGCATCGGTGGAGGTGACTTTTACATGGCTGAGAAGTATGATGTTCATGTTGTCGGCATTGATCTTTCAGTTAACATGATCACATTGGCTTTTGAACGTACTATTGGTCTCAAATGCGCGGTTGAATTTGAGGTTGCTGATTGCACAGTGAAAACATATCCTGAAGAATCATTCGATGTGATATACAGCCGTGACACTATCCTGCACATCCAG GATAAGCCTGCATTATTCAGATCTTTCTATAAGTGGCTGAAGCCTGGAGGCAGAGTCCTCATAAGTGATTACTGCAAAAAGGCAGGACCAGCATCCGAAGACTTTGCAGCGTATATCAAACAAAGAGGTTACGATTTACACGATGTTGAAGCATATGGACAG ATGCTCAGAGATGCTGGTTTTAATGAACTTATTGCTGAGGATCGAACTGAGCAG TTCATGAAAGTTCTCCAGAAAGAATTGGATATTGTGGAGAATGAAAGAGAGTCATTTATCCAAGAATTTTCTGAA CAAGACTACAATGATATAGTTGGAGGTTGGAAGGCCAAGCTAGTTAGAAGTTCATCTGGTGAGCAGAGATGGGGTTTGTTCTTTGCcaagaaaaattga
- the LOC125874631 gene encoding phosphoethanolamine N-methyltransferase-like isoform X2, protein MAAIAPGQEREIQKSYWMEQTTELNLEAMMLDSAASDLDKEDRPEVLSLLPSYEGKSVLELGAGIGRFTGDLAEKAGELVAVDFIEEVIKKNKSINGCHKNVKFVCADVTSPDLTFLPESVDLIFSNWLLMYLSDEEVQDIAERMVKWLKVGGYIFFRETCFHQSGDHEGKNNPTHYREPRFYTKVFQECNLKDDAGKSYELSLIGYKCIETYVRNKKNQNEICWIWQKVRSEDDRGFQHFLDTVQYKSNGILRYERVFGAGFVSTGGIDTTKEFVAMMDLQPGEKVLDVGCGIGGGDFYMAEKYDVHVVGIDLSVNMITLAFERTIGLKCAVEFEVADCTVKTYPEESFDVIYSRDTILHIQDKPALFRSFYKWLKPGGRVLISDYCKKAGPASEDFAAYIKQRGYDLHDVEAYGQMLRDAGFNELIAEDRTEQFMKVLQKELDIVENERESFIQEFSEQDYNDIVGGWKAKLVRSSSGEQRWGLFFAKKN, encoded by the exons GACAAGAGCGTGAGATTCAAAAGAGTTATTGGATGGAGCAAACTACTGAACTCAATTTGGAGGCAATGATGCTTGATTCTGCAGCATCTGATCTTGACAAAGAGGATAGGCCTgag GTGCTTTCACTGCTCCCCTCATATGAAGGGAAATCCGTGTTGGAATTGGGTGCTGGCATTGGCCGTTTCACAGGGGACTTAGCCGAGAAGGCTGGGGAGCTTGTAGCAGTGGACTTTATTGAAGAAGTGATTAAGAAG AATAAAAGCATCAACGGGTGCCACAAGAATGTCAAGTTTGTGTGTGCTGATGTGACTTCACCAGATTTGACGTTTTTACCTGAATCGGTGGACTTGATATTTTCTAACTGGCTACTGATGTATCTTTCCGACGAAGAG GTTCAGGACATTGCGGAGAGAATGGTCAAATGGTTGAAAGTTGGTggctatatattttttagagagACATGCTTCCATCAATCAGGAGACCACGAGGGAAAGAACAACCCAACTCACTATCGAGAGCCTAGATTTTATACAAAG GTTTTCCAAGAATGTAATTTAAAGGATGATGCTGGAAAATCATATGAACTTTCTCTTATCGGTTATAAGTGCATTGAAACTTATgtaagaaacaaaaagaatcaaaatgaG ATTTGCTGGATATGGCAGAAGGTTCGTTCCGAGGATGACAGGGGATTCCAGCATTTCTTGGACACTGTCCAGTACAAGTCTAATGGTATACTGAGATATGAACGTGTGTTCGGGGCAGGCTTTGTCAGCACAGGAGGAATTG ACACCACCAAAGAATTCGTTGCCATGATGGATCTTCAGCCTGGCGAAAAAGTCCTTGATGTTGGCTGTGGCATCGGTGGAGGTGACTTTTACATGGCTGAGAAGTATGATGTTCATGTTGTCGGCATTGATCTTTCAGTTAACATGATCACATTGGCTTTTGAACGTACTATTGGTCTCAAATGCGCGGTTGAATTTGAGGTTGCTGATTGCACAGTGAAAACATATCCTGAAGAATCATTCGATGTGATATACAGCCGTGACACTATCCTGCACATCCAG GATAAGCCTGCATTATTCAGATCTTTCTATAAGTGGCTGAAGCCTGGAGGCAGAGTCCTCATAAGTGATTACTGCAAAAAGGCAGGACCAGCATCCGAAGACTTTGCAGCGTATATCAAACAAAGAGGTTACGATTTACACGATGTTGAAGCATATGGACAG ATGCTCAGAGATGCTGGTTTTAATGAACTTATTGCTGAGGATCGAACTGAGCAG TTCATGAAAGTTCTCCAGAAAGAATTGGATATTGTGGAGAATGAAAGAGAGTCATTTATCCAAGAATTTTCTGAA CAAGACTACAATGATATAGTTGGAGGTTGGAAGGCCAAGCTAGTTAGAAGTTCATCTGGTGAGCAGAGATGGGGTTTGTTCTTTGCcaagaaaaattga